From Selenomonas ruminantium AC2024, a single genomic window includes:
- a CDS encoding IS256 family transposase, with protein MARRKNRGNEKGQAIAKLIMEQYQPQNKEEMQDAIKDVFGPMLEAMLQGEMDNHLGYTSNDHGSKDTDNRRNGYIDKTVRSSFGEIPVSVPRDRDGSFEPQAIPKRSKDITGIEDKVLSMYGRGMSQRDISSTIEDIYGFSLSAESISNITDRVLEEAEVWQNRPLKPFYPFIFVDCLYVPIRQEYETKNCAIYVILGYDLDGIKDILGLWISDTEGKHNWMQIFDEIKTRGVEDVAFISMDGVSGLEEGAKAIFPQVVVQRCIVHLIRNSIKYIPSKDYKGFTAQLKKIYGAVNLKAAIAEFDRFKDAWKHYPGAVAVWERNWIHVEQLFNYGSAVRRVMYTTNAIESVNSSFRKVTRKGAFPHENAVRKILYLRILELYKKWQGHPIMRWSMVRNQLAIDGKIQERMLKYEQF; from the coding sequence ATGGCAAGACGAAAAAACAGAGGCAATGAAAAAGGACAGGCTATCGCCAAACTTATCATGGAGCAATATCAACCCCAGAATAAGGAGGAAATGCAGGATGCTATAAAAGATGTATTTGGCCCCATGCTGGAAGCTATGTTGCAGGGAGAAATGGATAACCACCTGGGCTATACATCTAACGACCACGGCAGCAAGGATACAGACAATCGCCGCAATGGCTATATCGACAAGACCGTTCGAAGCAGTTTTGGTGAAATTCCCGTCAGCGTTCCTCGCGACAGGGATGGTTCCTTTGAGCCGCAGGCTATTCCTAAACGGTCAAAGGATATTACGGGTATTGAGGATAAAGTCTTGTCCATGTATGGACGTGGTATGAGCCAGCGTGATATATCCTCGACCATTGAAGACATTTATGGCTTCAGCCTGTCAGCGGAAAGTATCTCAAACATCACCGACCGTGTGCTAGAGGAAGCTGAAGTCTGGCAGAATCGGCCCCTCAAGCCCTTTTATCCCTTTATATTTGTAGACTGTCTTTACGTCCCTATACGGCAGGAGTACGAGACGAAAAACTGTGCCATCTACGTAATTCTCGGCTATGATTTGGATGGTATCAAGGATATCCTAGGCTTATGGATTAGCGACACCGAAGGCAAGCATAACTGGATGCAGATTTTTGACGAAATTAAGACACGCGGTGTTGAAGACGTGGCTTTCATCAGCATGGACGGTGTTTCCGGGCTGGAAGAAGGGGCCAAAGCAATTTTTCCACAGGTGGTGGTACAACGCTGCATTGTGCACCTTATCCGCAATTCCATTAAGTACATACCCTCCAAGGATTACAAAGGATTTACAGCCCAGCTTAAGAAGATTTATGGTGCTGTTAATCTCAAAGCGGCTATTGCCGAATTTGACCGATTTAAGGACGCTTGGAAACATTATCCTGGAGCAGTAGCCGTATGGGAGAGAAACTGGATACATGTGGAACAGCTTTTCAATTATGGTAGTGCCGTACGCCGTGTGATGTATACTACCAACGCCATTGAGAGCGTTAATTCCAGCTTTCGCAAAGTAACGAGAAAAGGGGCCTTTCCTCATGAAAATGCTGTTCGCAAGATTCTTTATCTGCGAATTCTGGAGCTATACAAAAAATGGCAGGGGCATCCCATTATGCGGTGGTCTATGGTACGGAACCAACTAGCTATTGATGGAAAAATTCAGGAAAGAATGCTAAAGTAC
- a CDS encoding ImmA/IrrE family metallo-endopeptidase, with product MELERLRTIIAYSDKNREDIYSMVKRFCSFAGIEYDSALLNVLQIARSSLKKKGYLVFEMPFADDEIGALCYKGDGMGYVVLNTSLPRVNVNFAIAHEIYHVFYGSDEFVSKVEFADDHYYEHEGEYAANLFAGMLLMPEVSFRRMFSKFKEESNGNETETIIRLMAYYQVPYMAVLIRSLELNMIAGNEVQEEVFNVERDYIRQKMNDLWLDESIMNPSRKDDYAHMETMVSRAGKEFIEDEFINERTVNKALKNMRELYTRIKGK from the coding sequence ATGGAGCTGGAACGTTTACGGACAATCATTGCCTACAGTGATAAGAATCGTGAGGATATATATTCTATGGTAAAACGATTCTGTTCATTTGCGGGAATTGAATATGATAGTGCACTCCTAAATGTCTTACAAATTGCAAGATCATCCTTAAAAAAAAAGGGATATCTTGTTTTTGAGATGCCGTTTGCTGATGATGAAATCGGAGCATTATGTTATAAAGGGGATGGGATGGGGTATGTCGTATTGAATACATCTTTGCCCCGGGTAAATGTAAACTTTGCTATAGCTCATGAAATTTATCATGTTTTTTACGGATCAGATGAATTTGTTTCCAAGGTTGAATTTGCAGATGATCACTATTATGAACATGAAGGGGAATACGCAGCTAATCTCTTTGCAGGTATGCTATTGATGCCGGAGGTCAGTTTTAGAAGGATGTTCTCTAAATTCAAGGAAGAATCAAACGGAAATGAAACTGAGACAATCATACGGTTGATGGCATATTATCAAGTACCATATATGGCGGTATTAATCAGAAGTTTAGAACTGAATATGATTGCCGGAAATGAAGTGCAGGAAGAGGTGTTCAATGTTGAAAGAGATTATATCAGGCAAAAGATGAATGATTTGTGGCTGGATGAAAGTATCATGAACCCTTCTCGGAAAGATGACTATGCTCACATGGAGACTATGGTGTCAAGAGCTGGAAAAGAGTTCATTGAAGATGAATTCATTAACGAAAGAACGGTCAATAAAGCGCTAAAGAACATGCGTGAGCTATATACAAGGATTAAAGGGAAGTAG
- a CDS encoding helix-turn-helix domain-containing protein, with protein sequence MTKFINNVNIYLSKMKIKQAYLSMITGIDKNKMSRLLTGAQEESGTDMEKIAQGLGKNIEFFLADTMIIPRADTSAANKIAFYAGEPSGEQQQIANQLMELMENIDEVMSAKSRFENMARG encoded by the coding sequence ATGACTAAATTTATTAACAATGTAAATATATACTTGTCAAAAATGAAAATCAAACAAGCTTATCTGAGTATGATTACAGGCATTGATAAGAATAAGATGTCGCGTTTGTTGACTGGCGCACAAGAGGAAAGTGGAACGGATATGGAAAAAATCGCTCAAGGGCTAGGGAAGAATATAGAGTTTTTCTTGGCTGATACGATGATTATTCCACGAGCTGACACATCTGCTGCTAATAAGATTGCTTTTTATGCTGGAGAGCCATCCGGAGAGCAGCAACAGATTGCGAATCAGTTAATGGAGCTAATGGAAAATATCGATGAGGTAATGAGTGCAAAGAGCCGATTTGAAAACATGGCAAGGGGATAG
- a CDS encoding IS66 family transposase encodes MDKDLSHRSAEERQAERLRLEKDKLEAFFVWLERIKPKTLPKSALGKAVNYALNHRKGLSVFLQDGNIALSNNICERAIRNFTIGRKNWLFSASPKGAAASAAVYSIVETSKANGLEPFRYLTYLLEKLPNINFKIHPELLEDFLPWSKEVQQNCK; translated from the coding sequence TTGGATAAGGACCTTTCCCATAGGTCTGCTGAAGAACGTCAGGCAGAACGTCTGCGGCTTGAAAAAGACAAGCTGGAGGCTTTCTTCGTGTGGCTGGAAAGGATCAAGCCCAAGACTTTGCCAAAATCTGCACTGGGCAAGGCTGTAAACTATGCGCTCAACCACAGAAAAGGACTCAGCGTATTTCTGCAGGACGGTAATATTGCTTTATCCAACAATATTTGCGAACGCGCCATCCGTAACTTTACTATTGGCCGCAAGAACTGGTTGTTCAGCGCATCGCCCAAAGGGGCAGCCGCCAGCGCTGCCGTGTATAGCATTGTAGAAACGAGCAAGGCTAACGGCCTTGAGCCATTCCGCTATCTGACCTATCTGCTTGAAAAACTGCCCAATATAAATTTTAAGATACATCCTGAACTGCTGGAAGATTTTCTTCCCTGGAGCAAAGAAGTTCAGCAGAACTGCAAATAA
- a CDS encoding FkbM family methyltransferase, whose translation MRDMEDLILQGERSNDKKYERYMSILADKRVLALFGAGREGVKVAECLVGAFPDKDIFFVDNDTAKQGKEVVPGICCYPPDRMRAFSADELAVMNATLFHVGKIQDCIADMGFAECLVPPLKEDPYHRGFASFLYRARNAGLYASHLPELREVAGLLVDDESLRVLVGAVKCRVSDDNLAGELLSLPQYFPSEIKGLFRQDEVFYDCGAYIGDTTEAFLEQTKGIFQAVYAFEMDPAIFKRLESNRRLLDDRISIFPIGISDRNGEVDFTPMAEGDGSSYVIRFSGNLIANGVAQLRSLDALREKGVLAKPATFIKMDIEGAEMDALRGMKHMLRSHKPKLAVCVYHKPEDLWEIPLFIHEVVPEYRMILRQHSPLMNKDTVLYAF comes from the coding sequence ATGAGAGACATGGAAGATTTGATTCTGCAGGGGGAGCGAAGTAACGACAAGAAATATGAACGCTATATGTCCATCCTCGCAGACAAACGCGTGTTGGCACTTTTCGGTGCGGGACGAGAGGGGGTCAAGGTTGCGGAGTGCCTAGTGGGAGCTTTTCCTGACAAGGATATATTCTTCGTGGATAATGACACGGCAAAGCAGGGAAAGGAGGTAGTTCCCGGCATTTGTTGCTATCCGCCGGACAGAATGCGAGCGTTTTCGGCTGACGAGCTTGCTGTGATGAATGCTACGCTTTTCCATGTGGGGAAAATCCAAGACTGTATAGCGGACATGGGATTTGCTGAGTGTCTCGTACCGCCGCTAAAGGAGGATCCTTATCACAGGGGCTTTGCCTCGTTCCTTTACAGAGCAAGGAATGCAGGGCTGTATGCCTCCCATTTGCCGGAACTTCGGGAGGTTGCAGGACTGCTGGTTGATGACGAATCCCTGCGGGTTCTGGTAGGGGCAGTCAAGTGCCGTGTGTCCGATGACAATTTGGCAGGTGAGCTTTTGTCGTTGCCTCAGTACTTTCCAAGTGAAATAAAGGGGCTTTTTAGACAGGATGAGGTTTTTTACGATTGCGGGGCCTATATTGGCGATACGACAGAGGCTTTCCTAGAACAGACCAAGGGTATATTCCAAGCGGTGTATGCCTTTGAAATGGATCCCGCCATTTTTAAGCGGTTGGAATCGAATCGGAGATTGCTAGACGACAGAATTTCCATCTTTCCCATCGGCATTAGTGACCGCAATGGCGAGGTAGATTTTACGCCCATGGCTGAGGGCGATGGCTCATCCTATGTAATTCGCTTTTCCGGCAACCTTATTGCCAATGGTGTGGCGCAGCTTCGTTCCTTAGACGCACTTAGGGAGAAAGGGGTTCTGGCAAAGCCAGCGACGTTTATCAAGATGGATATAGAAGGGGCTGAAATGGATGCCCTGCGTGGGATGAAGCATATGCTGAGGAGTCATAAGCCCAAATTGGCAGTATGTGTGTACCATAAGCCGGAGGATTTGTGGGAAATTCCTTTGTTCATTCATGAGGTTGTTCCAGAATACCGAATGATTTTGCGGCAGCATTCACCCTTGATGAACAAGGACACCGTTTTGTATGCGTTCTAA
- a CDS encoding methyltransferase domain-containing protein, giving the protein MKKDIIVFGCGRYYKSKKNALQEKYRIVGYLDNNAENLSPMDDIPVRRPGDLSELPKVSIMIMADRPAFIGMYFQLRSLNVSVEYILFGFNEKPAHNLTEKLSLQSGAIIRPFESRLAIVYKNKIFPFANEDEYKEATRFLHEATNPYVRWLATMPTNQMGRAFGGEFGTPIDRYYIERFLKLYSGHIHGDIMEVAESTYTYRFGSDIRNAYKLHINGGEGCIKGNLETGEGIQDSTVDCFICTQTLQFIYDIHSAVKNIYKLLRPGGTALITAHGISQIAMYSYRNWGEYWRFTEMSLRRLMEEAFDKDKITILRYGNMKTAMCFLYGLCQENLEEDDFEREDEMFQFVLGAVCVK; this is encoded by the coding sequence ATGAAAAAGGATATTATCGTTTTCGGATGTGGGAGATATTATAAAAGCAAGAAAAATGCACTTCAGGAAAAGTACCGGATAGTAGGCTATCTTGATAACAATGCGGAAAACTTGTCACCTATGGATGACATACCAGTCCGCCGACCAGGCGATTTATCAGAGCTCCCGAAAGTTTCAATTATGATAATGGCAGATAGACCGGCATTTATTGGTATGTATTTTCAGTTGCGTTCACTGAATGTTTCAGTGGAGTACATTTTGTTTGGATTTAATGAGAAACCCGCTCATAACTTGACGGAAAAATTATCGCTGCAATCAGGAGCTATCATTCGCCCATTTGAGAGTCGGCTGGCAATCGTCTACAAAAACAAAATTTTTCCTTTTGCCAATGAAGATGAGTACAAAGAAGCTACACGATTTTTGCATGAGGCGACAAATCCTTATGTCAGATGGCTGGCTACTATGCCTACGAACCAGATGGGGAGAGCATTCGGCGGTGAATTTGGCACACCAATTGACAGATATTACATAGAGCGGTTTTTGAAATTATACAGCGGTCATATCCATGGTGATATTATGGAAGTGGCGGAGAGTACATACACATATCGGTTTGGGAGTGACATTCGCAATGCCTATAAGCTACATATCAACGGTGGAGAAGGATGCATAAAGGGAAATCTTGAAACGGGGGAAGGAATTCAGGACAGTACTGTTGATTGCTTCATATGCACGCAGACATTGCAATTTATATATGACATTCATAGCGCGGTAAAGAATATATACAAGCTCCTTCGCCCTGGCGGGACAGCACTTATAACTGCGCACGGAATCAGCCAGATAGCCATGTACAGTTATCGGAACTGGGGCGAGTATTGGAGATTCACCGAAATGTCGTTGCGACGCTTGATGGAGGAAGCATTCGATAAGGATAAGATAACTATCTTACGCTACGGGAATATGAAGACGGCTATGTGTTTTTTGTACGGGCTATGTCAAGAGAATCTCGAGGAGGATGATTTCGAGAGAGAGGATGAGATGTTCCAGTTCGTGCTTGGTGCAGTATGTGTGAAGTGA
- a CDS encoding glycosyltransferase, whose amino-acid sequence MVKVSILVPVYNVEKYIRQCMDSVINQTLRNIEIICINDGSTDDSLSILREYEMKDSRVKIIDKENTGYGHSMNLGLSVAQGKYIGIVESDDFADAEMFERLYDVAESNKAEVVRSNFWIHRGNGNDEFREMLQGCPYEDVIIPHEVPGKLWEDTFLWTSIYRKDFLDVNKIGFNVTPGASYQDVGFTLKVLSCSQRMVLLREAYLHYRVDNESASVKSIGKVYCKADEIASVWQFLEHRPKILEKTCCLIPYTMYCLYKADYLRVALDFKIDFLSRFMDEFAELESRGYLNEKNWDFESWCEMKDMMRYREQFFCNAYLDVQRKQLQTIGFLSEIEKAGRVYIYGAGKISKGTIGILQKRKIDIVGILVTSTEGNPPFVCGIEVRKFSSAEIDTEKDTVVVAVWGKAQAAIASRLHDEGVKFVLVMDEELYRALQMKER is encoded by the coding sequence ATGGTTAAGGTAAGCATACTTGTTCCGGTGTACAACGTAGAGAAATACATCCGTCAATGCATGGACAGCGTGATAAATCAGACGCTGCGTAATATCGAGATTATATGCATAAACGATGGATCAACTGATGATTCGCTCTCTATTTTGCGCGAATACGAGATGAAAGATTCACGCGTGAAGATAATTGACAAGGAAAATACAGGCTATGGACATTCGATGAACTTGGGGCTTAGTGTAGCGCAGGGAAAATACATCGGTATAGTCGAGAGCGACGACTTTGCCGATGCGGAGATGTTTGAAAGACTTTATGATGTGGCCGAGTCAAACAAGGCTGAGGTAGTAAGGTCTAATTTTTGGATTCACAGGGGAAATGGCAACGATGAGTTTAGAGAAATGCTCCAGGGGTGCCCTTACGAAGATGTAATTATCCCTCATGAAGTGCCTGGAAAGTTGTGGGAAGACACTTTTTTATGGACATCGATTTACAGAAAGGATTTCCTCGATGTCAACAAGATAGGCTTCAACGTGACGCCCGGTGCGTCCTATCAGGATGTAGGATTCACGCTTAAAGTTCTCTCATGTTCTCAAAGGATGGTGCTGCTGCGGGAGGCTTATCTTCATTACCGGGTCGATAACGAATCTGCTTCCGTTAAGTCGATTGGAAAGGTTTATTGCAAGGCGGACGAAATTGCCAGTGTATGGCAATTCTTAGAACATCGTCCTAAGATACTGGAAAAAACATGTTGCCTCATACCGTATACGATGTATTGCCTCTATAAAGCAGATTACCTGCGTGTAGCACTGGACTTCAAGATAGACTTTTTGTCGCGTTTTATGGATGAATTTGCTGAACTTGAATCAAGGGGATATTTGAACGAGAAAAATTGGGATTTTGAGTCATGGTGCGAGATGAAAGATATGATGCGCTACAGGGAACAATTTTTTTGCAACGCATATTTGGATGTGCAGCGGAAGCAGCTTCAAACAATTGGATTTTTATCTGAGATAGAGAAAGCTGGGAGAGTTTACATTTATGGTGCAGGAAAAATAAGCAAGGGTACGATTGGAATTTTGCAAAAAAGGAAGATTGATATCGTTGGGATTCTTGTGACTTCAACGGAAGGTAATCCACCGTTTGTTTGTGGAATCGAAGTAAGGAAGTTTTCTTCTGCCGAAATTGACACGGAAAAGGATACTGTTGTGGTAGCTGTGTGGGGAAAAGCTCAGGCAGCGATAGCATCGCGACTCCATGACGAGGGAGTTAAATTTGTGCTTGTGATGGACGAGGAGTTGTATAGAGCATTGCAGATGAAAGAGAGGTGA
- a CDS encoding SDR family oxidoreductase, with protein sequence MDLPQDSVFLVTGGAGFIGSNLCETLLDKGFYVRCLDNLSTGHIENIEPFMSNKRFTFIRGDIRDIEVCRTATRQVEYVLHEAAWGSVPRSIEYPLLYEEINIRGTLNMMDAARENGVKKFIYASSSSVYGDSTQLPKKEGEEGICLSPYALTKRTTEEYGRLYYELYGLNTYGLRYFNVFGRRQDPHGSYAAVIPKFINLLLKGERPVIHGDGRQSRDFTYVDNVVYGNLAACMSSSGAGQSFNIGAGGREYLIDVYREICDILHVSIEPKFDAPRPGDIRDSNADITKARKVIGYSPRYDFKEGLSRSIDWYKSHFEEMCTHG encoded by the coding sequence ATGGATTTGCCACAGGACAGCGTGTTTCTCGTGACCGGAGGCGCAGGATTCATCGGATCAAATCTTTGTGAAACACTTCTGGATAAAGGCTTTTATGTAAGGTGCTTGGATAATCTCTCTACGGGGCATATAGAGAACATAGAACCATTCATGAGTAACAAAAGATTTACCTTTATACGTGGCGATATTCGAGATATCGAGGTCTGCAGGACTGCGACGAGACAGGTGGAATATGTGCTACATGAGGCGGCATGGGGGAGTGTGCCAAGGAGTATAGAATACCCCCTGTTGTATGAGGAAATTAATATACGTGGAACGCTTAACATGATGGATGCAGCACGAGAGAACGGAGTCAAAAAATTTATCTATGCATCAAGCTCGTCAGTTTACGGAGATTCGACGCAATTGCCGAAAAAAGAAGGAGAAGAGGGCATATGCCTCTCTCCTTATGCATTGACCAAGCGCACGACCGAGGAATACGGAAGACTTTATTATGAGCTTTATGGTCTTAACACTTATGGGCTGCGGTACTTTAACGTGTTCGGCAGGAGACAGGATCCCCATGGCTCATATGCTGCTGTCATACCCAAGTTCATAAATTTATTGTTGAAAGGTGAAAGGCCTGTAATACACGGAGATGGAAGGCAGTCCAGAGACTTTACATATGTTGATAATGTCGTTTATGGTAATCTGGCAGCCTGCATGTCATCTTCAGGAGCAGGGCAATCGTTCAACATAGGGGCTGGCGGGCGTGAATATCTCATTGATGTGTATCGTGAGATTTGTGATATCTTACATGTGAGTATTGAGCCCAAGTTTGATGCGCCGCGCCCAGGGGATATACGGGACTCAAATGCCGATATAACCAAGGCTCGAAAGGTTATTGGGTATTCACCGAGATACGATTTCAAGGAGGGGCTTTCGCGTTCGATTGACTGGTACAAGAGCCATTTTGAGGAGATGTGCACACATGGTTAA
- a CDS encoding nucleotide sugar dehydrogenase, with protein sequence MLDIYESLKNRKTKLSVIGLGYVGLPLAVAFGKRASIIGYDSNSKKIDLYQLGVDPTDEVGDDAVKQSQIEFTDSPLRLREARFHIIAVPTPVKNDHTPDLSPLVSASRTLGQNLVRGAVIVYESTVYPGVTEEVCVPILEQESGLKCGKDFKVGYSPERINPGDKEHRLENIVKVVSGMDGETLDIVAKVYSMVALAGIHRAPSIKVAEAAKVIENSQRDINIAFMNELSLIFHRMGIDTHDVLEAAGTKWNFLRFTPGLVGGHCIGVDPYYLTYKAEMLGYHSQIILSGRRINDGMGVYVATSLVKRLIMQGIPVKGARVGILGLTFKENCPDVRNTKVMDIYHELMEYGICPIVADPIADMGEAERLYGLRLKIVDDIHDMDAVVIAVAHQEFISYGRERISSLYRTKRSKILFDLKAIYDKKEYSTPEYDYWRM encoded by the coding sequence ATGCTAGATATCTATGAGTCTTTAAAAAATCGAAAAACTAAACTTTCTGTCATAGGTCTCGGGTATGTAGGATTGCCGTTGGCTGTAGCCTTTGGAAAACGAGCATCTATTATAGGCTACGATTCAAATTCGAAAAAAATTGATCTTTATCAATTAGGTGTTGACCCAACTGACGAGGTGGGTGATGATGCCGTGAAACAGTCACAAATCGAGTTTACGGATAGTCCATTACGGCTCAGAGAAGCGCGGTTTCATATTATAGCAGTGCCGACACCGGTGAAGAATGACCATACGCCAGATCTATCTCCACTTGTAAGTGCAAGCAGGACACTTGGCCAGAATCTTGTGAGAGGAGCTGTTATAGTTTATGAGTCAACCGTATACCCCGGGGTTACGGAGGAGGTATGTGTTCCAATATTGGAGCAGGAATCCGGGCTAAAATGCGGCAAGGATTTTAAGGTAGGATATTCTCCTGAGAGAATCAATCCCGGCGATAAGGAACACAGGCTAGAGAATATAGTGAAAGTAGTTTCCGGCATGGATGGAGAAACCCTTGACATTGTGGCGAAAGTTTACAGCATGGTTGCATTGGCGGGCATACACCGTGCACCATCCATTAAAGTGGCAGAGGCAGCAAAAGTTATTGAGAACAGCCAAAGGGACATCAACATTGCTTTCATGAACGAATTGTCACTTATTTTCCATCGTATGGGAATTGATACTCATGACGTGTTGGAGGCAGCAGGCACGAAGTGGAATTTTTTAAGATTTACTCCTGGTCTTGTGGGGGGGCATTGCATAGGGGTAGATCCTTACTACCTGACCTATAAGGCTGAAATGTTGGGTTATCATTCGCAGATCATATTATCAGGACGACGCATAAACGACGGGATGGGGGTATATGTGGCTACAAGCTTGGTTAAGCGGCTGATTATGCAAGGGATACCAGTTAAGGGAGCGAGAGTAGGAATACTCGGACTGACGTTTAAGGAAAACTGTCCTGATGTACGAAATACGAAGGTCATGGACATATATCATGAACTTATGGAGTATGGTATATGCCCAATCGTTGCAGACCCCATAGCCGATATGGGTGAGGCGGAGCGATTGTATGGTCTGCGGCTTAAAATCGTGGATGATATACACGATATGGATGCTGTGGTTATTGCCGTCGCGCATCAGGAATTCATTTCTTATGGTAGAGAGAGAATTTCATCATTGTATCGCACAAAAAGGTCAAAAATACTTTTTGACCTGAAAGCAATTTACGATAAAAAGGAATATAGTACACCTGAATATGATTATTGGAGGATGTGA
- a CDS encoding polysaccharide deacetylase family protein, whose amino-acid sequence METLYNLSEILEYCSLSSRIYIYGAGNHGKRMAAFLRQNSINPTGFVVSDLSGNDTKFRGIPIMDVNEISNQIDASYLVCVSENNHKAIRDTLAQRGIANYRILSCELMNTLCKENDWSHLASVKQDGFIQVLMFHRVIKLEHNPWRMAVSPDLFDEYMRHIKENYRLMRFDEDWSEVREKSIVVTLDDGYADNYWNALPILEKYQIPATIFVSSENIGLTREFWWDRLTRLIPTDELRTVRDKLKFMEPDERGYELDKIEKRFCTPENAPSEEGRAMNEEELKRLADSEYITIGGHTVSHGALAGESSEMQKWEITDSKLKIEKIIGRPVTVFSYPFGQRDTYTAETINMLKSVGYIRAAATCPGVVTKETPCYEIPRNGQPDYSLDDFARALEEKWYFYGS is encoded by the coding sequence GTGGAAACGTTATATAATTTGTCCGAAATACTGGAATATTGTAGTTTATCTAGCAGGATATATATATATGGAGCTGGCAATCATGGGAAACGCATGGCGGCTTTTTTGCGGCAAAATTCCATTAATCCTACTGGATTTGTTGTTTCGGATCTTTCAGGTAATGATACTAAGTTTCGTGGCATACCGATTATGGACGTGAATGAAATTTCTAATCAGATAGATGCATCGTATTTGGTTTGTGTGTCGGAAAATAATCATAAAGCTATTCGTGATACCCTTGCACAGCGTGGCATAGCAAATTATCGTATTTTGTCGTGTGAGCTTATGAATACACTGTGCAAGGAAAACGATTGGTCCCACCTTGCATCCGTTAAGCAGGATGGCTTTATTCAAGTATTGATGTTTCATCGGGTTATAAAACTGGAACATAATCCGTGGAGAATGGCAGTTTCTCCTGATTTATTCGATGAGTACATGAGGCATATTAAAGAAAACTATCGCTTAATGCGTTTCGATGAAGATTGGTCAGAAGTTAGGGAAAAATCTATCGTGGTTACATTGGACGACGGATATGCAGATAACTACTGGAATGCGTTGCCAATTCTTGAAAAATACCAGATACCGGCCACAATCTTTGTGTCATCGGAAAACATTGGTTTGACCCGTGAGTTTTGGTGGGATAGATTGACACGCCTTATTCCAACGGATGAACTAAGGACAGTACGTGACAAATTGAAATTTATGGAGCCGGATGAGCGTGGATATGAACTGGACAAAATTGAGAAACGTTTTTGCACACCGGAGAACGCCCCTTCTGAAGAAGGAAGGGCCATGAATGAGGAGGAATTGAAGCGGCTGGCTGATTCTGAGTATATAACCATTGGGGGGCATACGGTATCACATGGCGCATTGGCTGGAGAATCTTCTGAAATGCAGAAATGGGAAATAACTGATTCAAAGTTGAAGATTGAAAAAATCATCGGAAGGCCAGTGACGGTCTTTTCTTATCCTTTTGGACAAAGGGACACATATACAGCGGAGACGATAAATATGTTGAAAAGCGTAGGATATATAAGAGCTGCTGCTACTTGTCCCGGGGTAGTGACGAAAGAAACGCCGTGTTACGAAATACCGAGGAACGGACAGCCGGATTATTCCTTGGATGATTTTGCCAGAGCACTAGAAGAAAAATGGTATTTTTACGGATCATGA